From the Solanum stenotomum isolate F172 chromosome 4, ASM1918654v1, whole genome shotgun sequence genome, one window contains:
- the LOC125861686 gene encoding sphinganine C4-monooxygenase 1-like — translation MEQVTGDDGESGGDRHASIFVLGRQLFVAMLMLDTWQYFMHRYMHQNKFLYKHIHAQHHRLIVPYAFGALYNHPLEGLILDTIGGALAFLVSGMSPRTSIFFFSFATIKTVDDHCGLWLPGNLFHIFFKNNSAYHDIHHQLYGTKYNYSQPFFVTWDRILGTYMPYELERRPEGGFEAKPVKDCMEH, via the coding sequence ATGGAGCAGGTCACAGGAGATGATGGTGAATCTGGTGGGGATCGACACGCTTCAATCTTTGTTCTTGGCAGACAGTTATTTGTTGCCATGTTGATGTTAGATACTtggcaatattttatgcatcGGTACATGCACCAAAACAAGTTCTTGTACAAACATATCCATGCTCAACATCACCGGCTAATTGTTCCGTATGCATTTGGAGCTTTGTACAACCACCCTTTGGAGGGTCTGATTCTTGACACAATTGGCGGGGCTCTAGCTTTCCTTGTCTCTGGCATGTCACCACGTACCTCCatcttctttttctcatttGCTACGATCAAGACGGTTGATGATCACTGCGGACTATGGTTGCCCGGAAATCTCTTCCATATCTTCTTTAAAAACAACTCCGCTTACCATGATATCCATCACCAGCTTTATGGGACCAAGTATAACTATTCACAACCTTTCTTTGTGACATGGGATAGGATACTTGGTACTTACATGCCATATGAACTTGAGAGGAGACCGGAAGGAGGTTTTGAAGCTAAGCCTGTTAAAGATTGCATGGAACATTGA